A region of Paraburkholderia sp. BL23I1N1 DNA encodes the following proteins:
- a CDS encoding acetyl-CoA hydrolase/transferase family protein, producing MPTLLQPSSIEFASIVRPGDLVMWGQANAEPLPLTQQLVAQRHSIGRFRVFLGASATDTCRPEHADCIDFVAYCGTGANRALARAGVLDVLPCHYSQFPQMIRNGALKVDVLMLQLAPPDTEGRYSLSIAHEYLIAALDTARVIVAEINEEAPWTYGERYLRDDDLDFILPTSRAPLENARGKTGAIELAIAGHVADWIEDGSTLQFGMGVIPEAVLARLSDRRDLGIHSGTIGDRVADLMEAGVINNARKSVDRGITVAGVMMGSRRIHDFAHRNRAVQFRSTSYTHDPDVLARLDRFIALNSALEVDLGGQINAEVAGGGYVGAVGGALDFLRGARSAKGGLPVVALPSTASNGASRIVATLSGPVSTPRSDAGIIVTEYGVADLRGLTLKQRRERLLAIAHPDHRALLEHSTRAAG from the coding sequence ATGCCCACGCTGCTGCAACCCAGCTCCATCGAATTCGCTTCCATCGTTCGTCCCGGCGACCTGGTGATGTGGGGCCAGGCAAACGCGGAGCCGTTGCCGTTGACCCAACAGCTCGTCGCGCAACGGCACAGCATTGGCCGGTTCCGCGTGTTTCTCGGCGCAAGCGCCACCGACACGTGCCGGCCCGAGCACGCGGACTGCATCGACTTCGTCGCCTACTGCGGCACCGGCGCGAATCGCGCGCTGGCGCGCGCGGGCGTACTCGATGTGCTGCCATGCCACTACTCGCAGTTTCCGCAGATGATCAGGAACGGCGCGCTCAAGGTGGACGTGCTGATGCTGCAACTCGCGCCGCCGGATACCGAAGGCCGCTACAGTTTGTCGATCGCGCACGAGTATCTGATTGCGGCACTCGACACGGCCCGCGTGATCGTCGCGGAGATCAATGAAGAGGCGCCATGGACGTATGGCGAGCGTTATCTGCGCGACGACGATCTCGACTTCATCCTGCCGACGTCGCGCGCGCCACTCGAAAATGCGCGTGGCAAAACGGGCGCCATTGAACTGGCGATAGCCGGTCACGTCGCCGATTGGATCGAAGACGGTTCGACGCTTCAGTTCGGTATGGGCGTGATTCCCGAAGCCGTACTCGCACGCCTGTCGGACCGGCGGGACCTGGGCATTCATTCGGGCACGATTGGCGACAGGGTCGCCGATCTGATGGAGGCCGGCGTGATCAACAATGCGCGAAAAAGCGTGGACCGAGGGATCACGGTTGCAGGCGTCATGATGGGTAGCCGCCGCATTCACGACTTCGCGCATCGCAACCGCGCCGTGCAGTTTCGCTCGACGAGCTACACGCACGATCCGGATGTGCTGGCGCGCCTTGACCGTTTCATCGCGCTCAATTCGGCGCTCGAGGTCGATCTCGGCGGGCAGATCAACGCTGAAGTGGCCGGCGGCGGCTACGTCGGCGCGGTGGGCGGCGCACTCGACTTCCTGCGCGGCGCACGGAGCGCCAAAGGCGGCTTGCCGGTGGTCGCGTTGCCTTCGACCGCGAGCAACGGTGCGAGCCGCATCGTGGCGACGCTCAGCGGCCCGGTTAGCACGCCGCGCAGCGACGCGGGCATCATCGTGACCGAATATGGCGTAGCGGATCTGCGCGGACTCACGCTCAAACAGCGGCGCGAGCGTCTGCTGGCGATCGCTCACCCGGACCACCGAGCCCTGCTCGAACACTCAACCCGCGCAGCCGGCTGA
- a CDS encoding enoyl-CoA hydratase — protein sequence MAYETIIVETRGKTGLIKLNRPQAYNALNNALMDELTVALDGFEADEAIGAIVLTGNDKAFAAGADIKMMNEWTYMDVFKQQFITSNWERTARCRKPVIAAVAGLALGGGCELAMMCDFILAADNARFALPEITLATIPGAGGTQRLTRALGKSKAMEMILTGRKMDATEAERCGLVSRIVPLGELLDEALKTANAISGFSQPVVAIAKECVNRAYESSLAEGVLFERRMAYATFATEDRKEGMAAFAEKRQPVFRNC from the coding sequence ATGGCCTACGAAACTATCATCGTCGAAACGCGCGGCAAAACGGGCCTCATCAAGCTCAACCGGCCGCAAGCGTATAACGCGCTGAACAATGCCTTGATGGACGAGTTGACCGTTGCGCTCGACGGTTTCGAAGCCGACGAAGCGATCGGCGCGATCGTGCTGACAGGCAACGACAAGGCATTTGCCGCCGGTGCCGACATCAAGATGATGAACGAATGGACGTACATGGACGTGTTCAAACAACAGTTCATCACGTCCAACTGGGAACGCACGGCGCGCTGCCGCAAGCCGGTGATCGCCGCGGTAGCCGGCCTCGCGTTGGGCGGCGGTTGCGAACTGGCGATGATGTGCGACTTCATTCTCGCTGCCGACAACGCCCGTTTCGCGCTGCCTGAAATCACACTGGCGACCATTCCCGGCGCTGGCGGAACGCAACGTCTGACACGCGCGCTCGGCAAATCGAAGGCGATGGAGATGATCCTCACGGGCCGCAAGATGGATGCGACCGAAGCCGAACGTTGCGGCCTCGTCAGCCGGATCGTGCCGCTCGGCGAATTGCTCGATGAGGCGTTGAAAACGGCGAACGCCATCAGTGGATTCTCGCAACCCGTCGTGGCAATCGCGAAGGAATGCGTGAATCGCGCATACGAGTCCAGTCTCGCCGAAGGCGTCCTGTTCGAACGACGCATGGCCTACGCGACCTTCGCGACCGAAGACCGCAAGGAAGGCATGGCCGCATTCGCGGAAAAGCGCCAGCCCGTGTTTCGCAACTGTTGA
- a CDS encoding acetyl-CoA C-acetyltransferase produces MKRAAIVSPVRTPVGVFGGSLRNVPVEELGALVTREVLKRTGLDPARIDDVVFAQSYANSETPCVGRWIALQAGLPVDVPGMQLDRRCGGGLQALATAAMMVQTGAADVVLAGGVESMSNIEYYSTDMRWGARSGSVQFHDRLARGRERSQPEERFGYISGMIETAENLASDYHISREEADECAVRSHRRAADAWASGRMADEVVTVTVPQKKGPPLLIAQDEGFREDTSLASLGKLRALIAGGTVTAGNSSQQNDAAAACLVVAEDKLEALGLAPMAYFNGWAAAGCEPSRMGIGPVPAVQKLMSRTGLSIDQMDLVELNEAFACQVLAVLKGWGWNDPDRLNVNGSGISLGHPIGATGVRMMTTLLFELQRRKGRYGLEAMCIGGGQGLAALFERA; encoded by the coding sequence ATGAAACGAGCCGCGATCGTCTCTCCTGTGCGCACACCCGTAGGCGTTTTTGGCGGCAGTCTGCGCAACGTGCCGGTCGAAGAACTCGGCGCGCTCGTGACCCGGGAGGTTTTGAAGCGCACCGGGCTCGATCCCGCCCGCATCGACGATGTGGTTTTCGCGCAGTCGTACGCGAATAGTGAGACGCCATGTGTCGGGCGCTGGATCGCGCTGCAGGCAGGACTCCCCGTCGATGTGCCGGGCATGCAGCTCGACCGGCGTTGCGGTGGCGGCCTGCAGGCGCTCGCGACCGCGGCGATGATGGTCCAGACCGGCGCAGCCGATGTCGTGCTGGCGGGCGGTGTCGAGAGCATGAGCAACATCGAGTACTACAGCACGGACATGCGCTGGGGCGCCCGCTCGGGTTCCGTGCAGTTTCATGACCGGCTCGCACGCGGCCGCGAGCGTTCGCAGCCCGAGGAACGCTTCGGCTACATTTCGGGCATGATCGAAACCGCGGAAAATCTCGCGAGCGATTATCACATCAGCCGCGAAGAGGCGGATGAATGCGCTGTGCGCAGCCATCGGCGCGCGGCCGATGCCTGGGCGTCGGGCCGCATGGCCGATGAAGTCGTGACGGTGACCGTGCCGCAGAAAAAAGGGCCGCCCTTGCTCATTGCTCAAGACGAAGGCTTTCGCGAGGACACCAGCCTCGCGAGCCTCGGCAAGCTGCGTGCGCTGATCGCGGGCGGCACCGTCACCGCCGGCAATTCCAGCCAGCAAAACGATGCGGCAGCCGCGTGCCTCGTGGTCGCGGAGGACAAGCTGGAAGCCTTGGGCCTCGCGCCGATGGCGTATTTCAATGGCTGGGCCGCGGCGGGCTGCGAGCCGTCACGCATGGGCATCGGCCCCGTGCCCGCCGTGCAGAAACTGATGTCGCGCACCGGACTGTCGATCGATCAGATGGATCTCGTCGAACTGAACGAAGCATTCGCGTGCCAGGTGCTGGCCGTGCTCAAGGGATGGGGATGGAACGATCCGGACCGCTTGAACGTCAACGGTTCCGGCATCTCGCTGGGTCATCCTATCGGCGCTACCGGTGTGCGAATGATGACCACGCTGCTCTTCGAACTGCAGCGCCGCAAGGGGCGCTATGGTCTGGAGGCGATGTGCATCGGAGGCGGCCAGGGTCTGGCCGCGCTATTCGAGCGTGCTTGA
- a CDS encoding enoyl-CoA hydratase/isomerase family protein → MRRSEGGLRDDRSLMRRVHYVCVDGVATITLDSPPVNALSLAVRSEMLRAFEWEKADEHARAVILTGDGKGFCAGGDIGEFGTPAAAAPPGLSLHIHLLIESMNKPVVAAMQVIYNMLMASDEVRLQRERFFNRK, encoded by the coding sequence GTGCGGCGCAGCGAAGGTGGACTTCGTGATGATCGAAGTTTGATGCGGCGCGTGCACTACGTTTGCGTCGACGGTGTTGCAACGATCACCCTCGACTCCCCGCCGGTCAATGCATTGAGCCTCGCGGTGCGATCGGAAATGTTGCGAGCCTTCGAGTGGGAAAAAGCAGACGAGCACGCGAGAGCAGTCATTCTGACGGGGGACGGCAAGGGCTTTTGCGCCGGCGGAGATATCGGCGAATTCGGAACACCTGCGGCCGCCGCGCCGCCTGGACTATCGCTGCATATTCACTTGCTCATCGAGTCGATGAACAAGCCTGTCGTTGCCGCCATGCAGGTCATTTACAACATGTTGATGGCCTCGGATGAAGTGCGTCTTCAGCGCGAGCGGTTTTTCAATCGAAAATGA
- a CDS encoding cytochrome P450, protein MRYPENWSVPSHVPHDRVVDFDYMNPPGAAEDVHLAWKALHNGPDIVWSPYYGGHWIATRGDDIETMQKDHTHFSHRSVNIPSLSAVQLVPLELDPPEHTAYRNLITPSFLPKAIASLEEDARVLAVELIEKLTPRGECEFVSEFAKLLPIVIFLRLADLPLSDRERLLEWAEMAVRGKVEERIESQNLLGAYISTWVAQRQANAGGDLVSLIANARIDGEPMRADRMFGMFIVVLFGGLDTVASLMGFIARFLAENPRHRRQLIDHPELMVSSVDELIRRFGVANTARLVAEDLDYKGVTLKKGDQIQLPNALFGLDERKFANPLEVDLTRKPVLHAAFGNGPHRCPGSFLARTEIKVFLQEWLKRIPDFGIREGDKPRCSSGAVNGMLYLPLTWNVAS, encoded by the coding sequence ATGAGGTATCCGGAGAACTGGAGCGTGCCCAGCCACGTGCCGCATGACCGGGTGGTGGATTTCGACTACATGAACCCACCCGGCGCCGCCGAAGATGTCCATCTCGCGTGGAAGGCGTTGCACAATGGGCCGGACATTGTCTGGTCTCCCTACTATGGCGGACACTGGATCGCAACGCGCGGAGACGATATTGAAACGATGCAGAAAGATCATACGCATTTCTCGCATCGCAGCGTCAACATTCCGTCTTTGAGCGCGGTGCAGCTCGTACCGCTCGAACTCGATCCGCCCGAGCATACCGCGTACCGGAATCTGATCACGCCGTCTTTTTTGCCGAAGGCAATCGCTTCGCTCGAAGAGGATGCCCGCGTTCTCGCTGTGGAGTTGATCGAAAAACTCACGCCGCGTGGCGAATGCGAATTCGTTTCCGAGTTCGCCAAGCTCCTGCCTATCGTGATCTTTCTGCGCCTCGCCGATCTGCCGCTGAGCGACCGCGAACGGCTGCTCGAATGGGCCGAAATGGCGGTGCGCGGCAAGGTCGAGGAGCGTATCGAATCGCAGAATCTGCTGGGCGCCTACATCTCCACCTGGGTGGCGCAACGCCAGGCCAACGCGGGCGGCGACCTCGTCAGCCTGATTGCGAATGCGCGCATCGACGGCGAACCGATGCGGGCCGACCGCATGTTTGGCATGTTTATCGTCGTGCTGTTCGGCGGCCTCGACACGGTCGCGTCGCTAATGGGTTTTATCGCCCGTTTTCTTGCTGAGAACCCTCGCCATCGGCGTCAGCTCATCGACCACCCTGAACTGATGGTTTCTTCCGTCGACGAACTGATCCGCAGATTCGGCGTCGCGAACACGGCGCGGCTCGTCGCCGAAGACCTGGACTATAAGGGAGTGACGCTGAAGAAGGGCGATCAGATTCAGTTGCCCAACGCGTTGTTCGGTCTGGATGAGCGCAAGTTTGCCAATCCGCTCGAAGTCGACCTGACCCGCAAGCCGGTGCTGCATGCGGCCTTCGGAAATGGGCCGCACCGCTGCCCTGGATCGTTCCTCGCGCGCACTGAAATCAAGGTGTTCTTGCAGGAATGGCTGAAGCGCATTCCCGATTTCGGCATTCGCGAAGGCGACAAGCCGCGTTGCAGTTCAGGCGCCGTGAACGGCATGCTGTATTTGCCGCTGACGTGGAACGTCGCGTCCTGA
- a CDS encoding nitronate monooxygenase family protein, with translation MNSHKNRITDLLGIDYPIIQGGMRWVARAELAAAVGNAGGLGFISAHTHASADALAREIDRVRALSDKPFGVNLTLLGSNAGLDYDGYVRTIIERGVPVVETAGSNPAKYIAAFKASGVKVIHKCVAVRHALKAEALGADAVSIDGFECAGHPGEDDIPGLILIPAAADRLKIPLLASGGFADGRGLMAALALGAQGINMGTRFMLTQESRVHPAIKQRMLEATERDTLLVGRTLGDSSRVIKNSVSLAAVELERVGGVTLADLYALTGASHWMDAFASGDVEGGAFPAGMVTGLIHDLPTCAELIARIMREAAAIAQRAFPFEVPAA, from the coding sequence ATGAACTCTCACAAGAATCGCATTACAGACTTGCTCGGCATCGACTATCCGATCATCCAGGGCGGCATGCGCTGGGTCGCGCGCGCGGAACTCGCGGCAGCGGTCGGCAATGCCGGCGGACTCGGATTCATTTCCGCGCACACGCATGCGAGCGCCGATGCGCTGGCGCGAGAGATCGACCGGGTGCGGGCATTGAGCGACAAACCGTTCGGCGTGAATCTGACGCTGCTCGGCAGCAACGCCGGGCTCGATTACGACGGCTACGTGCGCACGATCATCGAGCGGGGCGTGCCGGTCGTCGAAACCGCGGGAAGCAATCCCGCGAAGTACATCGCGGCGTTCAAGGCAAGCGGCGTCAAGGTGATCCACAAGTGCGTCGCGGTGCGTCACGCACTAAAAGCCGAAGCACTCGGCGCGGACGCGGTGAGTATCGACGGCTTCGAATGCGCCGGACATCCGGGTGAAGACGATATTCCGGGGCTGATCCTGATCCCCGCCGCCGCCGACCGTCTGAAGATTCCATTGCTCGCGTCGGGCGGCTTCGCCGATGGACGTGGCTTGATGGCCGCGCTCGCGCTCGGTGCTCAAGGCATCAATATGGGCACGCGCTTCATGCTCACCCAGGAATCGCGTGTTCATCCCGCGATCAAACAACGCATGCTGGAAGCCACCGAACGCGATACGTTGCTGGTCGGACGCACGCTCGGCGACTCGAGCCGCGTGATCAAAAACAGCGTCAGTCTCGCGGCGGTCGAACTGGAACGCGTGGGAGGCGTCACGTTGGCCGATCTGTATGCGCTGACCGGCGCGAGCCACTGGATGGACGCATTTGCGAGCGGCGATGTCGAGGGCGGCGCATTTCCGGCCGGCATGGTGACGGGCCTGATTCACGATTTGCCAACCTGTGCCGAACTTATCGCGAGAATTATGCGCGAGGCCGCCGCCATTGCGCAGCGCGCGTTTCCGTTCGAGGTGCCGGCCGCATGA
- a CDS encoding rubredoxin — MKQWQCIFCGFFYDEAAGLPTEGFPPGTRWADIPDDWACPECGAAKVDFVMIEV, encoded by the coding sequence ATGAAACAATGGCAATGCATTTTCTGCGGTTTTTTCTACGACGAAGCGGCCGGACTTCCGACTGAAGGTTTTCCGCCCGGTACGCGCTGGGCAGACATTCCCGACGACTGGGCCTGCCCCGAGTGCGGCGCAGCGAAGGTGGACTTCGTGATGATCGAAGTTTGA
- a CDS encoding SDR family NAD(P)-dependent oxidoreductase, giving the protein MSDIVKDKVVVVTGAGAGIGRDFALQFAAAGAKVVVNDLGRHVESGEFAAHRVVAEIREAGGETVASTDSVAEWDSAQKIVQAALDTFGRIDCVVNNAGIVRDRMFFNMSPEEWKAVVDVHLNGSFFVARAAAPHFKAQNGGSYVHMTSTSGLIGNIGQANYSAAKMGVVGLSKSIALDMAKFNVRSNCIAPWAWTAMTASIPSDTPEQKARVEIMKKMESRKVAPLAVYLASDRAAKVSGQIFGVRANEIYFFNQIRMVRSLHRDAGWTPESIADQVMPAFESSFFPNVPSLTLTPWDPV; this is encoded by the coding sequence GTGAGCGATATCGTGAAAGACAAGGTTGTGGTGGTAACGGGAGCGGGGGCCGGCATCGGCCGCGATTTCGCGCTGCAGTTCGCTGCGGCTGGCGCGAAGGTGGTGGTCAACGATCTGGGACGCCATGTGGAAAGCGGCGAGTTCGCGGCGCATCGCGTCGTCGCGGAAATCAGGGAAGCAGGCGGCGAAACGGTTGCCAGTACCGACAGCGTCGCCGAATGGGACTCGGCGCAAAAGATCGTGCAGGCTGCTTTAGATACGTTCGGGCGGATCGACTGCGTGGTCAACAACGCCGGTATCGTGCGCGACAGGATGTTCTTCAACATGAGCCCGGAAGAATGGAAGGCCGTCGTCGACGTGCATCTGAATGGTTCGTTTTTTGTGGCGCGCGCTGCCGCGCCGCACTTCAAGGCGCAGAACGGCGGCAGCTATGTGCACATGACCTCGACGTCCGGCCTGATCGGCAATATCGGCCAGGCCAACTACTCGGCCGCGAAAATGGGCGTCGTGGGTTTGTCGAAGTCGATCGCACTCGACATGGCGAAGTTCAACGTGCGCTCGAACTGTATTGCACCGTGGGCATGGACTGCGATGACCGCGTCGATTCCGTCCGACACGCCGGAGCAAAAGGCCCGCGTCGAGATCATGAAGAAAATGGAATCGCGCAAGGTGGCGCCGCTCGCGGTTTACCTCGCATCGGATCGTGCCGCGAAGGTGTCGGGGCAAATCTTCGGCGTGCGCGCGAATGAAATCTATTTTTTCAACCAGATCCGCATGGTGCGTTCGCTGCACCGCGACGCTGGCTGGACGCCGGAATCGATCGCCGATCAGGTCATGCCCGCCTTCGAATCCAGCTTCTTCCCGAACGTGCCTTCGCTCACGCTGACGCCTTGGGATCCGGTTTAA
- a CDS encoding CaiB/BaiF CoA-transferase family protein — protein sequence MKLSGVRVVDFSQFMPGPMLASNLADHGADVIKVEPLTGDAARGPLESDSEFFVGLNRGKRSIALDLKRPEGLAIALRLIGEADVVIESSRPGVAARLGINYDTVSRAHPRLVYCSLTAFGQTGPLSQLPAHDSVIQSLAGTLPRDERGAPVTSGVSVAALAGSLTALSAVLMALLHARETGRGDFVDISLHDAALNAQPHLTGHALSARQEDFVDTGATAHGGNAIALLAAYRTADSQWLCLGGRELDFATHLLTPLGRPDLIAVAIGPGGEAQAELRAFLTEVFLTRTLSDWLSWFEGRRISVAPVLSLSEALVHPHTQARQMVSVDAAGRGHVGNAIRFLRDPAQPVLSIPGIGEHTVEILEALGYADEHISALDSAGVIRTQNTTEKA from the coding sequence ATGAAGCTGTCGGGCGTTCGCGTCGTCGATTTCTCGCAGTTCATGCCGGGGCCGATGCTCGCGTCGAATCTTGCCGATCATGGCGCCGACGTCATCAAGGTCGAACCGCTGACGGGCGACGCGGCACGCGGCCCGCTCGAATCGGACAGCGAGTTTTTCGTGGGGCTCAATCGCGGCAAGCGCAGTATCGCGCTCGACCTGAAGCGTCCCGAGGGCCTTGCCATCGCGTTGCGATTGATCGGCGAGGCCGATGTCGTGATCGAGTCGTCGCGCCCGGGTGTCGCGGCGCGTCTGGGCATCAATTACGACACGGTGAGCCGCGCCCATCCCCGCCTCGTCTACTGCTCGCTGACGGCCTTCGGCCAGACCGGCCCGCTTTCGCAATTGCCCGCGCATGATTCCGTGATTCAGTCACTGGCGGGAACCTTGCCGCGCGACGAGCGCGGCGCGCCCGTGACCTCGGGCGTCTCTGTCGCCGCTCTCGCGGGTTCGTTGACCGCATTGTCCGCGGTGTTGATGGCATTGCTGCACGCGCGCGAAACGGGTCGCGGCGACTTCGTCGACATTTCGCTCCACGACGCGGCGCTGAACGCGCAACCGCATCTGACAGGCCACGCACTCAGCGCTCGCCAGGAGGACTTCGTCGATACCGGCGCAACCGCGCACGGCGGCAATGCGATTGCGCTGCTCGCCGCGTATCGAACAGCCGATTCGCAATGGCTTTGCCTCGGCGGCCGCGAACTCGACTTCGCGACCCATCTGCTGACGCCGCTCGGCCGGCCGGATCTGATTGCAGTCGCCATCGGGCCCGGCGGCGAAGCACAGGCCGAACTGCGTGCGTTCCTCACCGAGGTTTTCCTGACGCGCACATTGAGCGATTGGCTCTCGTGGTTCGAGGGCCGCCGCATCAGTGTTGCGCCCGTTTTGTCGCTCAGTGAAGCGCTCGTGCATCCTCACACGCAGGCTCGCCAGATGGTCAGCGTCGATGCGGCTGGCCGAGGGCACGTCGGCAATGCGATCCGGTTCCTGCGCGATCCGGCACAACCGGTCCTGTCAATCCCCGGCATCGGCGAGCACACGGTGGAGATTCTCGAGGCGCTCGGTTATGCCGATGAACACATCTCCGCACTCGATTCCGCCGGCGTGATCCGCACGCAGAACACCACCGAGAAGGCGTAG